The DNA region CAGGATTCAGCATTGCTGAGCCAGCTGCTGGCGGCTTATGCCGACCACCCGAATGTTGCCGGTATAACGGTGCTGAGCCTGGGTTGTCAGCATTTGCAGACCCAGAGTTTACTGGAAGATGTAAAAAGCAGGAACTCTTCCTTTGATAAACCTGTTTTGATATTTGAACAGCAGCAGAGCCAGAGTGAGGAGCAGCTGATTAAAGATGCAATCCGGAAAACATTTGTTGGCTTAACAGAAATCAATAAGGCCGAAAGAAAACCTGCTCCATTAAGTAAGCTTTGCGTGGGCGTAAAATGCGGTGGCAGTGATGGCTTTAGCGGCATATCTGCAAATCCTGCTGTTGGTTATACCTCAGATTTATTGGTAACTTTAGGAGCAAAGGTTTTGCTGGCGGAATTCCCGGAGTTGTGTGGTGCCGAACAGAATATCATTGACAGATGTGTGAGCGAGCCCACGGCAGAGAAATTTATCCGGTTGATGCAGGAATACGACGCCCAGGCGCATGCAGTAGGCTCGGGTTTTCATATGAACCCTTCGCCGGGCAATATTAAAGATGGTTTGATTACGGATGCGATAAAGAGTACGGGCGCAGCAAAGAAAGCAGGTACTTCACCTGTGGTTGACGTGTTGGATTATACGGAACCGGCAACGAAAGCTGGTTTGAGCCTGGTATGCACCCCTGGTAATGATGTAGAAGCAACAACGGGCAAGGCGGCAAGTGGTGCTACATTGATTTTGTTTACTACCGGATTGGGCACACCTACGGGTAACCCGGTATGTCCGGTGATTAAAGTGGCTACCAATACGGCCTTGGCTACGCGGATGAGTGACATTATTGATATAGATACCGGGGCAATCATCAGGGGAGAGAAAACGATTGAAGAAATGGGGATTGAAATTCTGGAATATTGCATCAGGGCAGCAAGTGGAGAGATAAGCCCTAAGGCTGTATTGTTGAACCAGGATGACTTTATCCCTTGGAAAAGAGGAGTTTCATTATAATTATTAAAAAATGTTTAGTTTAAAAGGAAAATCAGCAATTATTACAGGTGGGGGAAGTGGTATCGGTAAAGCAATATCCTTGCTTTTCGCCAGGCAGGGTGCATATGTTCATGTTATTGAATTGAATGCAGAAGCAGCAGCCCAGACTGTGAAGGAAATAGAATCGGAAGGTGGGAAAGCAGCAGCGCATGGTTGTGATGTAACCAGTCAGGCTGCGGTTGTTGCGGCATTTGAGCAGATTGGTGATATTGATATCCTGGTAAATAATGCAGGTATTGCCCATATTGGAAGGGCTGATAATACTTCTGAAGCTGATTTTACAAAGGTGTTTGACGTGAATGTAAAAGGGGCCTACAATTGCCTTTATGCGGCCATTCCGGCCATGAAGCGTAAAGGGAAGGGCGTGGTACTGAATATGGCATCCATAGGGGCCCTGGTTGGCCTGGCAGATAGGTTTGCCTATTCGAT from Pedobacter africanus includes:
- a CDS encoding UxaA family hydrolase — translated: MSVNTVKSFLQIHPDDNVLVALQDLPKGQIIVWNGKEIILQQDVHAKHKFFIDDLEVGGNVLMYGVLVGKATDFIPRGGLMTTTNVHHASQDYAYRKVNYEWQVPDISQFEGRTFNGYHRADGRVGTANYWLFIPTVFCENRNLDVIKEALYNTLGYAVTDKYKQFTEQLLEAYQHGDDISSFSAEGLAPAAPQKKRVFKNVDGIKFLNHQGGCGGTRQDSALLSQLLAAYADHPNVAGITVLSLGCQHLQTQSLLEDVKSRNSSFDKPVLIFEQQQSQSEEQLIKDAIRKTFVGLTEINKAERKPAPLSKLCVGVKCGGSDGFSGISANPAVGYTSDLLVTLGAKVLLAEFPELCGAEQNIIDRCVSEPTAEKFIRLMQEYDAQAHAVGSGFHMNPSPGNIKDGLITDAIKSTGAAKKAGTSPVVDVLDYTEPATKAGLSLVCTPGNDVEATTGKAASGATLILFTTGLGTPTGNPVCPVIKVATNTALATRMSDIIDIDTGAIIRGEKTIEEMGIEILEYCIRAASGEISPKAVLLNQDDFIPWKRGVSL
- a CDS encoding SDR family NAD(P)-dependent oxidoreductase, which translates into the protein MFSLKGKSAIITGGGSGIGKAISLLFARQGAYVHVIELNAEAAAQTVKEIESEGGKAAAHGCDVTSQAAVVAAFEQIGDIDILVNNAGIAHIGRADNTSEADFTKVFDVNVKGAYNCLYAAIPAMKRKGKGVVLNMASIGALVGLADRFAYSMSKGAIYAMTLSVAKDYMADGIRCNSISPARVHTPFVDGFIAKNYAGQEAEIFEKLSKSQPIGRMGKPEEVAALALYLCSDEAGFVTGNDYPLDGGFIKLNN